In Marinimicrobium koreense, a single genomic region encodes these proteins:
- a CDS encoding glycosyltransferase: protein MAKPDPRLRVMHIISGDLWAGAEVQAYTLLSQLRHYCELQIVLMNSGRLADELSALDISIIVLDESRIGSFQIIRALREAMNRFQPDIVHTHRQKENILGSIANLTSVRAKCLRTTHGAPEFSVGGLQRIQRDVDRLVGRYLQQAIIAVSADLGQQLAAHFPPSHIHIIHNGVDSDVLRKSAVGTADFRQTQPDSLHIGILGRLEPVKRVDLFLKMIPLLRSQRPDLSLRFHVIGEGRLRSSLEAMAQSLDVKEQVHFHGHRPDIPACICALDAVIMCSDHEGTPMAALETLALGTPLIAHDTGGLSEILQSHPDFLVQEHNEHGYARAVMNWLQRPEGENPVLGLDYEASHNARRTASLYRRLNQV, encoded by the coding sequence GTGGCCAAACCTGATCCCCGACTACGTGTAATGCACATCATTTCTGGCGACCTATGGGCCGGTGCTGAAGTGCAGGCTTACACACTCTTAAGCCAGCTTCGGCATTACTGTGAGCTGCAAATTGTCCTCATGAACTCTGGTCGTCTGGCTGATGAACTGAGCGCATTGGATATATCCATCATTGTGCTGGATGAAAGTCGTATCGGCAGCTTTCAGATCATCCGCGCTTTACGCGAGGCCATGAACCGCTTCCAGCCGGATATAGTCCACACACACCGGCAGAAAGAAAATATCCTTGGGTCAATTGCCAACCTCACCAGTGTTAGAGCCAAGTGCCTAAGAACGACGCATGGCGCTCCTGAGTTCTCCGTCGGCGGCCTTCAGAGAATTCAGCGCGACGTAGACCGTCTGGTGGGCCGGTATCTCCAGCAGGCGATTATCGCCGTCTCTGCGGATCTTGGCCAACAGCTTGCGGCCCACTTTCCGCCTTCCCACATACATATCATTCACAATGGCGTGGATTCCGATGTGTTGCGGAAGTCAGCCGTGGGTACTGCCGACTTTCGCCAGACCCAGCCGGACAGCCTTCACATTGGCATTTTGGGTCGGCTTGAACCTGTCAAGCGGGTTGACCTGTTCCTGAAAATGATACCGTTGCTCAGATCCCAAAGGCCCGATCTCTCCCTGAGGTTCCATGTCATAGGTGAAGGCCGACTCCGCTCTTCATTAGAGGCAATGGCGCAGTCACTCGACGTGAAAGAACAGGTGCACTTCCACGGGCACCGCCCGGATATTCCCGCCTGTATTTGCGCACTGGATGCCGTCATCATGTGCTCTGATCATGAGGGAACACCCATGGCTGCGCTTGAGACCCTGGCGTTGGGAACCCCGTTGATTGCTCATGATACCGGAGGACTGTCCGAAATTCTTCAGAGCCATCCAGACTTTCTGGTACAGGAGCACAACGAACATGGATATGCCCGGGCGGTCATGAATTGGCTTCAACGTCCTGAGGGAGAAAATCCCGTCCTGGGATTGGACTATGAAGCAAGCCATAATGCCCGCAGGACCGCATCCTTGTATCGCCGTCTCAATCAGGTCTGA